CGCTCTGCCCGGTGTCCGTCAGCTGGATGCGCTGAGCCCGGCGGTCGTCGGGGTCCGGCACGCGGGTCACATACCCGGACTTCTCCAGTTGCTGCACCTGCCGGGTCACGTGCGAGGCCTCCACACCCAGACGGTTCGCCAGCTCCCCCGGGCGCAACGGCTCCTCGTCGGCGATCTGCCGCAGCAGCGCCACGGCCGCCCGGTCCAGCGGGACCCCGGCCAGCGCCATCAACCGCTCGTGCTGGCGCGCCCGGCTGCCCAGATACGTGACACGGGTCAGGGCCCGCTCGATCTCGGTCACTTCCGGTGATGCGGGACCGGCTCCCAGCGGTGGTGTGGACATACGAACCACTTTACCATCTCGTTGCGTAACTCAAGTAAGTTCATCTCGCGTCACCTGGCCGCGGTGGTGTGGACATGAGCGCCGCACCCTTTGGACCCCGTCAGGAGCGGGAAGTGACCGGCGCCAGCCACAGTCCGACGATCGCGTCGATCAGGCCAGTGGCGGTGTCGTGCCAGTTGGAACGGGGTGTGGGGGTGTTCTCGGCGAGTGCGCGTTCCCGCTCGGCGGACATGTGCACGATCAACTGGCGTGACATGGCGCCGCGTTCGGCGTGCACGTCGGCCGGGAGTTCGGGCAGGCAGCGGTTCAGTCCCTCGATGATCGGCCGGAGTGACGGGGCCGACAGGGACTCCTCGACCATGATCTCCTGGAGTACGGGGTCGGTCATCACCTGGGCGCAGAAGCGCGCGTACCAGGTGGGGCTGCCGAGGGCCGCCAGGTGCTCGGGCACCGGGCGCACCAGACAGTCCACCCAGTCCCGTACGTCCGTGGAGTCGCCCGTCTCCGCAAGCCTGCGCGCACGGATCCGCTCGATCTGCACGGCGTGCTTGCGGACGATCGCGCGGACCAGGTCGGCCTTGGTGCCGAAGTGGTAGCCGACGGCGGTGTTGTTCCCCTGGCCCGCGGCCTCGCTGACCTGACGGTTCGAGACGGCGTACACCCCGTTCTCCGCGAAGAGCCGCTCCGCCGCGGTCAGGATCAGCTCCCTGGTCGCGTTGACCTGCTCCGACCGCACCGTCGTCCTGCCCGCCATGCTCACCACCGCACCGGGACTTCGCGCGCCTGCGAGCGACGGCCAGTCCCTCGAGCCGCCGCACGTCCTCCACCGCACCGGCGGGTTCCAGCGAAGGAAGCCTACGCAACGGCGGGGGCGGCGTCGGCCGGGGCCTGCCGTTGACAGGTGTTCGGGCGGACCCGTACAAAGCAGCGCAGAGGGCCTGTCGACAGGACCCCATGTCGACAGGAACAGGACACGTGACCGTGCAGCAGCTCCCCCTGTCCGGAATCACGGTGGTCAGCCTCGAACAGGCCGTGGCCGCCCCCTACGCCACGCGGCAACTCGCCGATCTCGGCGCCCGCGTGATCAAGGTGGAACGGCCGGGTGAGGGCGACTTCGCCCGCCGTTACGACACGACGGTGCACGGCCACTCCAGCTATTTCGTGTGGCTCAACCGGTCCAAGGAGTCCCTCACGCTGGACCTGAAGGACCCGCGGGGCCGCGAGATCCTGCACCAACTCCTCGACGGCGCCGACGTGTTCCTGCAGAACCTGGCTCCCGGCGCCGCCGACCGCCTCGGCCTGGGCGCCGACGCCCTCACCCGCCGCTACCCGCGGCTGATCCCGTGCACGATCTCCGGCTACGGCACGTCCGGGCCCTGGGCCGACCGCAAGGCGTACGACCTGCTGATGCAGTGCCAGACGGGCTTGGTGTCGCTGACCGGCACCCCCGAGGAGTCGGCCCGGACCGGGATCTCCGTCGCCGACATCGCGGCGGGCATGTACGCCTACAGCGGCGTACTCACCGCCCTGTTCACCCGCGCCACCACCGGCACGGCGCACCCAGTGGAGGTGTCGCTGTTCGAGGCGCTGGCGGAGTGGATGGGCCAGCCCGCGTACTACACGCGGTACGGCGGTCAGCAGCCGCCGCGGCTGGGCACTCAGCACGCCACCATCACCCCGTACGGCACCTACACCGCCGCCGACGGCAGAGACGTGCTGTTCTCCATCCAGAACGAGCGCGAGTGGGCGGCGCTGTGCGCGCACTTCCTCGGCAGGCCGGAGCTGACCGACGACCCGCGCTTCGCCACCGGGTCCGACCGCGTGGCCCACCGTGCCGAACTGAACGTCATCGTCGCCGAGCGGTTCGCGCGCTCCGACGCCGAGGAGATCATGAAGGATCTGGAGGGGATCGGCATCGCCTGCGCCGGCGTCAACACCGTCGCCGAGTTCCTCGACCACCCCGTCCTGGCCGCCCGCGACCGCTGGCGCGAGATCGAGGTGCCCGGCGCGACCGTGCAGGCGCTGATCCCGCCGGCCGACCTGGCGGGTCTGCCCGCGCGCATGGACCCCGTACCGGCCGTCGGCGAACACACCGACGCGATCCTCGCGGAACTCGGCCGAAGCCGCGAGGCCATCGAGGCGCTGCGCGCCGACGCCGTGGTCTGACGCAGCAGGAAGCCGAACACCTAGCCGAGGGCGTTGGCCGCCCAGTGCAGCGCCATCGGGGCGAGCAGGCTGCGGCTGCGGTGGCGCAGGTAGCAGAACGGACAGCCGGACGCCGCGGTGAACAGCACGGCGCCGAGGTCGGCCACGATTCCGGTCGGCACGGTACTGCTGGAGGAGATCGCGTGACCGTGACGAGTACCCGGGCGCAACCTCCGCCCCGCTCAGCGCGCTGGTCCGCTGGTCCGCTGGTCCGCTGGTCCTCGAACAGCCCGCGGGTGAAGGGCAGTACGGCCCGCGCACAGATAGCCGGCCGCGACGATCCCGATGAGGGCGGCAG
Above is a genomic segment from Streptomyces sp. R21 containing:
- a CDS encoding TetR/AcrR family transcriptional regulator, with translation MAGRTTVRSEQVNATRELILTAAERLFAENGVYAVSNRQVSEAAGQGNNTAVGYHFGTKADLVRAIVRKHAVQIERIRARRLAETGDSTDVRDWVDCLVRPVPEHLAALGSPTWYARFCAQVMTDPVLQEIMVEESLSAPSLRPIIEGLNRCLPELPADVHAERGAMSRQLIVHMSAERERALAENTPTPRSNWHDTATGLIDAIVGLWLAPVTSRS
- a CDS encoding CaiB/BaiF CoA transferase family protein, yielding MTVQQLPLSGITVVSLEQAVAAPYATRQLADLGARVIKVERPGEGDFARRYDTTVHGHSSYFVWLNRSKESLTLDLKDPRGREILHQLLDGADVFLQNLAPGAADRLGLGADALTRRYPRLIPCTISGYGTSGPWADRKAYDLLMQCQTGLVSLTGTPEESARTGISVADIAAGMYAYSGVLTALFTRATTGTAHPVEVSLFEALAEWMGQPAYYTRYGGQQPPRLGTQHATITPYGTYTAADGRDVLFSIQNEREWAALCAHFLGRPELTDDPRFATGSDRVAHRAELNVIVAERFARSDAEEIMKDLEGIGIACAGVNTVAEFLDHPVLAARDRWREIEVPGATVQALIPPADLAGLPARMDPVPAVGEHTDAILAELGRSREAIEALRADAVV
- a CDS encoding CPBP family glutamic-type intramembrane protease, with product MPTGIVADLGAVLFTAASGCPFCYLRHRSRSLLAPMALHWAANALG
- a CDS encoding MarR family winged helix-turn-helix transcriptional regulator, whose translation is MSTPPLGAGPASPEVTEIERALTRVTYLGSRARQHERLMALAGVPLDRAAVALLRQIADEEPLRPGELANRLGVEASHVTRQVQQLEKSGYVTRVPDPDDRRAQRIQLTDTGQSAVDRIREAGTRGMQMALADWKPEDLRQLATLFHRMVDDFLATAAEFDKGATETAGTA